The DNA sequence AAGAGAATCTGTTACAATATTTCTGATTTGCCAGGATAACATATTTGAACTACTGTCTGTCGCATATTTTATAATCTTCTTTCAAATTTCGTAAATGTTCTTTAACTTGAAAGGGAAAGAACTTTTTATCTGTActgttttttaaatttgattccTACTTTATCACTTTTAGGTTTGACGATACAAACCCAGAAGCTGAAAAGAAAGAATATATTGATCATATACAAGAAATCGTGAAGTGGATGGGTTGGGAGCCCTACAAGGTAAAAAAGTTGGTTGGTATGTCTTCTTGACAGTGTTTTTTGTCTTTGTGCCAGCTGACACCTGCTGGATTTCTGCAGATTACTTACACCAGTGATTACTTTCAAGATCTGTACGATTTAGCAGTGGAACTCATACGAAGAGGTCACGCTTATGTTGATCATCAGGTTTTGTTCAAACTTAATTGGAAAATTGTTTTGTACGCTGGGGTAATTTAGTTTTCTACATGCATACAATCCTCTGTGGTAGTGTGGTACTATCAATTGTTGACTTCTGCTTTGTGTTCATGACAttgtttttatttacaaatCAATATTGGTTTTAGAATGATACTTTTGTTAACATTGGTTTCAGACAGCGGATGAGATAAAGGAGTACAGGGAGAAAAAAATGAACAGCCCTTGGCGGGACAGGCCAATTGCAGAGTCATTGAAACTTTTTGAGGATATGAGACGAGGCCTAATCGAAGAAGGCAAAGCAACCCTTAGAATGAAGCAAGACATGCAGAGTGATAATTATAACATGTATGACCTTATTGCATATCGTATCAAGGCAAGTGTGGACCTTAAATAATTCTTCTGATTATTCAAGTCTATGGGCATCCTAATAGTTACATCGTGAATTTCTTATTGCAGTTTACACCCCATCCGCATGCTGGAGACAAGTGGTGTATCTATCCAAGTTATGATTATGCTCACTGCATTGTTGATTCTCTTGAGGATATCACACATTCGGTATGCTTTCTAGCTTTGAGTGATATTCTTTCATAATAATAGTTGTGGCACGATTCATGAATCATGATTGTAAAATCAAGCCAAGTTTATCATAATTCATTGGGgcatctctctccctccctctgtGTTTTCACACTATTATGCAAATGTTGATGGTTGAGTCatcctgtattttttttttgttagtcaTCCTGTATTTGAATATTGCAGCTTTGCACACTTGAATTTGAGACTCGCCGTGCTTCGTACTACTGGTTATTAAATGCCCTCGGACTTTATCAACCATATGTATGGGAATACTCACGACTGAATGTCAGTAACACTGTCATGTCAAAGCGTAAGGTGAGTCAACTACTGAACATACTTCTGTTAAGAGTTATAATGTTCGATAACTACTGAACTTACTTCTGTTAAAGAGTTATAATGTTGATATATAATTGTTATGCATGGGCCTTTTCCTCACTTAACAACCACCATTTATGTTCCAGTTAAATCGACTAGTGACACAGAACTGGGTTGATGGTTGGGATGACCCACGTCTTATGACACTGGCTGGTCTACGGCGTAGGGGTGTTACTTCAACAGCAATAAATGCTTTTGTTAGAGGAATTGGAATCACTAGAAggtatgaatatgtgtgtgcgcgcgctTGCTTTTCGTGCTCTCACTATATTGTGCTTCTTCATTGTCATATATGaccttgtgattctttctgCGACAGTGATTGTAGTATGATACATTTAAGTCGACTTGAGTATCACATAAGAGAGGAGCTAAATAAAACAGCTCCTCGCACGATAGCTGTACTACATCCCCTCAAGGTGTGTATCTTACTGCCATTGGTTTTCTGGTGGTATTTTTCTTCCAACTGTGTATGActcatcattttttatttaaggTGGTTATTACAAACCTGGAAGCTGGCACTATAATGGATCTAGAAGCAAGGAAGTGGCCTGATGCTCAAGCAGATGATGCATCTGCTTTCTACAAGGTAACCTGATTTTGCTGATTTCTATTATGCATGTGGGGTAATGCTGAGATATGAAattgtgaatatttttcatgGCTGTTTTAATGTTCATTGCTCTTGAATTCTGTTAGTCTGATGTTATCCGGTTCCACGTGATTAGACAAATAATTATAGTATTAGAGTACTTATGCATGGATTTTTCATGCGTTGGTTATTTCTGAAATGATGAATTAATACAAACGGAGAATCACTTTGTTTTGGCTTTTGTGTTAAGAATTCTGCATATTGTTTTTATTAAACGTTGCTCCAAGCTTTAGGTACTTTAATTGTcactgaattttttaatttccttCGCATCAGGTTCCCTTTTCCAATACTGTTTATATTGACCAGTCTGATTTTCGACTTAAAGATTCAAAGGATTACTTTGGGCTTGCTCCTGGTAAATCTGCCCTGCTCAGGTACATACAGATTACAAGTTTTCACTTTACACTTCAGCATATTTGGGGTCCAGGGTTACAATATCTATGTTCATGTTTGCAGATATGCGTTCCCTATTAAGTGCACGGATGTCATATTAGCTGATGATAAGGAAACTGTTCTTGAGATACGAGCTGAGTATGATCCTACAAAGAAGACAAAGCCAAAGGTCTACGGTTCATCTTTTCACTTGTGATTGTTATTTGATGCTTGGAAACCATGCTTTGGTGCTTCGTAGTCTATTTTTTTACCGGTCAATTTGTATATTCCACAGGGGGTGCTTCACTGGGTTTCTGAACCTTCCCCAGGTGTTGATCCACTCAAGGTGGAAATCAGATTGTTTGACCGACTGTTCCTTTCAGAGGTTGGCCAtcattactctctctctctctcccccccttcctctccctccctccctccttccctctctctctctctctctttctctctctaaatctttCAGAAATTTGTTTGACTGTCAGAATCCTGCTGAGCTCGAAGACTGGCTTGCTGATTTGAACCCACAATCCAAGGTGGTAATACCCAATGCATATGCTGTGCCCTCACTTGGAAGTGCTGTTGTTGGGGACACTTTCCAGTTTGAAAGGCTCGGTATGTTTCTAAGTCTTCTTCTACTTGAAAAAGGTTCTTAAGAATACAAAACCATCTTTATTCCAAAACTTGCATGTCAGAAAAAGGTTACCGTCAACTTCATGTTCGTTGATTTCTCGATTGATTTCAAAGCTTTGTTTGTTTCCTTGACGATTAATTAAACCAATCTTGCTCTAGTTAATTATGTTTTTGAGGCAAGAAGTATTCTTTCAAGTGTGTTGACAACAGTGTATATTGAAGTTGTCTGAGGAGACACTATCTTTCTGTAATGCAGGATATTTTGTAGTTGACAAGGATTCAACTCCTGAGAAGCTCGTGTTCAATCGCACTGTCACGCTGAGAGATAGCTATCGCAAGGGCGGGATTTAGGTTACACCTTAGCGGGACACGAAA is a window from the Malus domestica chromosome 16, GDT2T_hap1 genome containing:
- the LOC103402683 gene encoding glutamine--tRNA ligase-like — protein: MPGKDEGGSSSEKEKNLELFLKVGLDERTAKNTIANNKVTANLTAVIHEAAVADGCSRTVGNLLYTVATKHPANALVHRPKLAQYIVLSKIKTPAQLEAAFSFFATTGPENFDINKFEEACGVGVKVSEEEIKQTVNEVFEENKTAILEQRYRTNVGDLFAHVRKRHPWADPKIVKQFIDAKLRELLGERTAADDEKVPKKKKEKPAKVEEKVVAVSTPEQPSEEVLNPYSIFPQPSDNYKVHTSVFFSDGSILRCSNTRELLEKHLSRTGGKVLTRFPPEPNGYLHIGHAKAMFIDFGLAKERDGGCYLRFDDTNPEAEKKEYIDHIQEIVKWMGWEPYKITYTSDYFQDLYDLAVELIRRGHAYVDHQTADEIKEYREKKMNSPWRDRPIAESLKLFEDMRRGLIEEGKATLRMKQDMQSDNYNMYDLIAYRIKFTPHPHAGDKWCIYPSYDYAHCIVDSLEDITHSLCTLEFETRRASYYWLLNALGLYQPYVWEYSRLNVSNTVMSKRKLNRLVTQNWVDGWDDPRLMTLAGLRRRGVTSTAINAFVRGIGITRSDCSMIHLSRLEYHIREELNKTAPRTIAVLHPLKVVITNLEAGTIMDLEARKWPDAQADDASAFYKVPFSNTVYIDQSDFRLKDSKDYFGLAPGKSALLRYAFPIKCTDVILADDKETVLEIRAEYDPTKKTKPKGVLHWVSEPSPGVDPLKVEIRLFDRLFLSENPAELEDWLADLNPQSKVVIPNAYAVPSLGSAVVGDTFQFERLGYFVVDKDSTPEKLVFNRTVTLRDSYRKGGI